The following coding sequences are from one Streptomyces sp. NBC_01232 window:
- a CDS encoding FtsX-like permease family protein, translating into MSRLRVWTRDLGMGARFAFGGGREGWIRTVLTGVGVGLGVALLLISTALPSALTARYERGDARSTIEAVRAEQPGRDTLLVKRADQTYRGSEILGSFLRAEGPDAPVPPGLEKVPAAGELAVSPALEQLLDSPDGERLRERLGGRISEIIGDSGLMGPGELLFYSGSDRLQKTGPEQYAVLRITDFAPAKERDQLDPVLMLLVVLTFVALLLPVAVLIAAAARSGGERRDLRLAALRLVGADARTVRRIAAGEALAGSLVGLVLGIGFFAVGRELAGSFTLRQRSVFPADLDPSVALAALVALVVPLAAVAVTLFALRGVIIEPLGIVRTVTPRGRRIWWRLLLPLGGLGLLVPLMGRGKEGGDFNRWQVSAGVSLLLVAITALLPWLLERLVSRLSGGPLSWQLAVRRLQLTGGGTARLANGVAVAVAGAIALQMLFAGVQSDYIAATGQDPGRAALTISLPPGHEDMGDLPARVAAAEGVVAAVPLTSVYGYRPGLDGDRRTRITIGTCEGLREVAALDSCADGDAFVLTGSTSEDSGVYGSPPKPGEKLSVDRIFGAEADDRTVEWTFPAGARTVASREDPTGEVRDGVLVTPSLSPRDVGAAQNAQVFVQVDESVPDALDNVRTAAFKANPLSRTLTLKYTKENAGYSTIRTGLFFGATGVLILIGTSLLVSQLEQLRERKRLLPALVAFGTRRSTLSLSVLWQTALPIGLGLALAVVVGVGLGAVLMRMTDRPVRIDWSSVAAMTGVGAGLVAVVTLLSLPALLRLMRPDGLRTE; encoded by the coding sequence ATGAGCCGGCTCCGGGTCTGGACCCGCGACCTCGGCATGGGTGCCCGCTTCGCCTTCGGCGGCGGCCGCGAGGGGTGGATCCGCACCGTGCTCACCGGCGTCGGCGTCGGTCTCGGCGTGGCCCTGCTGCTGATCTCCACCGCCCTGCCCAGTGCGCTCACCGCCCGCTACGAACGCGGCGACGCGCGCTCCACGATCGAAGCCGTGAGGGCCGAACAGCCCGGCCGCGACACCCTGTTGGTCAAGCGCGCCGACCAGACGTACCGCGGCTCGGAGATCCTGGGCTCCTTCCTGCGGGCCGAGGGACCGGACGCCCCCGTGCCGCCCGGCCTGGAGAAGGTCCCCGCCGCGGGCGAGCTGGCCGTCTCCCCCGCACTGGAACAGCTGCTGGACTCCCCTGACGGCGAGCGGCTGCGCGAGCGCCTCGGCGGGCGGATCTCCGAGATCATCGGCGACTCGGGCCTGATGGGCCCCGGTGAGCTCCTCTTCTACTCCGGCAGCGACCGCCTGCAGAAGACCGGCCCCGAGCAGTACGCCGTCCTGCGGATCACCGACTTCGCCCCCGCCAAGGAACGCGATCAGCTCGACCCGGTGCTCATGCTGCTGGTGGTGCTGACCTTCGTCGCGCTGCTGCTGCCGGTCGCCGTGCTCATCGCCGCCGCGGCGCGCTCCGGCGGTGAGCGCCGCGACCTGCGGCTCGCAGCCCTGCGGCTGGTCGGCGCCGACGCCCGGACGGTCCGCCGGATCGCCGCCGGGGAGGCCCTCGCCGGGTCCCTGGTCGGACTGGTCCTGGGCATCGGCTTCTTCGCCGTCGGCCGTGAACTCGCCGGCAGCTTCACCCTCCGCCAGCGCAGCGTCTTCCCCGCCGACCTGGATCCGTCGGTGGCGCTGGCCGCCCTGGTCGCGCTCGTGGTGCCCCTGGCTGCGGTCGCCGTGACCCTGTTCGCCCTGCGCGGCGTGATCATCGAGCCGCTGGGCATCGTCCGCACGGTCACACCGCGCGGACGACGCATCTGGTGGCGGCTGCTGCTGCCGCTGGGCGGACTGGGCCTGCTCGTCCCGCTGATGGGCCGCGGCAAGGAGGGCGGGGACTTCAACCGCTGGCAGGTCAGCGCCGGCGTGTCCCTGCTCCTCGTCGCCATCACCGCGCTGCTGCCCTGGCTGCTGGAGCGGCTCGTGTCCCGGCTCTCCGGCGGCCCGCTGTCCTGGCAGCTGGCCGTCCGGCGCCTGCAGCTGACCGGCGGCGGCACGGCCCGGCTGGCCAACGGCGTCGCCGTCGCCGTCGCCGGGGCCATCGCCCTGCAGATGCTCTTCGCCGGCGTCCAGAGCGACTACATCGCGGCCACCGGCCAGGACCCGGGCCGGGCGGCGCTCACGATCAGCCTGCCCCCGGGCCACGAGGACATGGGTGACCTCCCCGCGAGGGTCGCCGCTGCCGAGGGCGTCGTCGCAGCCGTACCGCTGACCTCCGTCTACGGGTACCGCCCGGGCCTCGACGGGGACCGCAGGACCCGGATCACCATCGGCACCTGCGAGGGACTGCGCGAGGTCGCCGCACTGGACTCCTGCGCGGACGGCGATGCCTTCGTGCTCACCGGTTCCACCTCCGAGGATTCCGGCGTCTACGGTTCCCCGCCGAAGCCGGGCGAGAAGCTGTCCGTCGACCGCATATTCGGCGCCGAGGCCGACGACAGGACCGTCGAATGGACCTTCCCGGCCGGGGCCCGGACGGTCGCCAGCCGGGAGGACCCGACCGGTGAGGTCCGCGACGGGGTCCTGGTGACCCCCTCGCTGTCCCCCCGGGACGTGGGCGCGGCCCAGAACGCACAGGTGTTCGTCCAGGTCGACGAGTCCGTGCCGGACGCTTTGGACAACGTCCGCACCGCCGCCTTCAAGGCCAATCCCCTCAGCCGCACGCTGACGCTCAAGTACACGAAGGAGAATGCCGGTTACTCCACGATCCGCACCGGACTGTTCTTCGGGGCGACCGGCGTGCTGATCCTGATCGGCACCAGCCTGCTGGTCTCGCAGCTGGAGCAGCTGCGCGAGCGCAAGAGGCTGCTTCCGGCCCTGGTCGCCTTCGGCACCAGGCGCTCCACCCTGAGCCTGTCGGTGCTGTGGCAGACGGCCCTGCCGATCGGGCTGGGCCTGGCCCTGGCCGTGGTGGTGGGCGTGGGGCTGGGGGCCGTGCTGATGCGGATGACCGACCGGCCCGTCCGGATCGACTGGTCCTCGGTCGCGGCGATGACCGGTGTCGGCGCGGGTCTGGTCGCCGTAGTGACCCTGCTCAGCCTGCCGGCTCTGCTGCGCCTGATGCGCCCGGACGGCCTGCGTACGGAGTGA
- a CDS encoding hydrogen peroxide-inducible genes activator, with product MAVGNRGAKQPTLAQLRAFAAVAEHLHFRDAAAAIGMSQPALSGSVSALEEALGVQLLERTTRKVLLSPAGERIAARAQVVLDAMGGLLEEAEAVRAPFTGVLRLGVIPTVAPYLLPTVLGLFHRRYPRMDLQVHEEQTASLLEGLGGGRLDLLLLAVPLGVPGVTELPVFDEDFVLLAPREHALAGRRDIPLEELRGLQLLLLDEGHCLRDQALDICREAGRTTGADVTTTAAGLSTLVQLVAGGLGVTLLPRTALRLETARNEYLSTGYFAEPVPSRRIALAMRTGTARQEEFRAIAAALREAVRPLPVWPTD from the coding sequence GTGGCTGTCGGTAATAGGGGAGCCAAGCAACCCACGCTCGCGCAGCTGCGCGCCTTCGCGGCGGTCGCCGAGCACCTGCACTTCCGGGACGCCGCAGCGGCCATCGGCATGAGCCAGCCGGCGCTCTCCGGATCCGTCTCCGCACTGGAGGAGGCCCTCGGGGTGCAGCTGCTGGAGCGCACCACCCGCAAGGTGCTGCTCTCCCCGGCGGGCGAACGGATCGCGGCGCGGGCTCAGGTGGTGCTCGACGCCATGGGCGGGCTGCTGGAGGAGGCCGAGGCCGTACGGGCGCCCTTCACCGGGGTGCTGCGGCTCGGGGTGATCCCCACGGTGGCGCCCTACCTGCTGCCGACCGTGCTCGGACTGTTCCACCGGCGCTACCCGCGGATGGACCTCCAGGTGCACGAGGAGCAGACCGCCTCGCTGCTGGAGGGGCTCGGTGGCGGACGCCTGGACCTGCTCCTGCTGGCGGTGCCGCTGGGGGTCCCCGGGGTGACCGAACTGCCCGTCTTCGACGAGGACTTCGTCCTGCTCGCACCCCGGGAGCACGCGCTGGCCGGGCGCCGGGACATTCCGCTGGAGGAGCTGCGCGGACTGCAGCTGCTCCTGCTCGACGAAGGGCACTGCCTGCGGGACCAGGCCCTCGACATCTGCCGGGAGGCGGGGCGGACGACCGGGGCGGACGTCACGACGACCGCCGCGGGCCTGTCCACACTCGTACAGCTGGTCGCCGGGGGACTGGGCGTGACGCTGTTGCCGCGGACCGCGCTGCGGCTGGAGACCGCCCGCAACGAGTACCTGTCCACCGGGTACTTCGCCGAGCCCGTGCCCTCCCGGCGGATCGCCCTGGCCATGCGCACCGGGACCGCCCGGCAGGAGGAGTTCAGGGCGATCGCCGCGGCGCTGCGGGAAGCCGTCCGACCGCTCCCGGTGTGGCCGACCGACTAG